CTGACCTACGGCAACTGTTCACGCTGCGACTCTGGGGAGATACGGACTTGGGACCAAGCATCTGGGTCTTAGTTGGTCCGTCTAAAATGCAATGGAGCGTGTTATTGAAGCCCGGTACAATGGTTCGTGAGCTTGTCGCCTCGCTTGCGTTTATCCACAATCAGTGGTGGAACTACAGGTAACCGCGAATGGCCGAACAATGCATTGGACGCGGAGCCGCCGATCGCGTCGCTCGTGAAGTCAATGTTGATTGGCGGCGGCCCGGTCAACGCTAACGTTATTTGCCAAGGCATAGGCCCACCGCATGGCTCGCTCAGCTTTCAATGCCTCACTCTGCTTCGTTGGCGTCGCAATTGTTGCCACTTGTGCCGTTCTCTTCGTGCAATGCAGACGAATCGTCGTTGACAATGTCGCAACCGACAACCTTTTCGCGCAGGCGGTACTGCACGACGTGCTCCGTAGTCTCCCGGCCCGGTACCCGAACGGCATTACCCCAGAGGAATTAGGCAAAGTTCTATACTCTCGTGTTTCACTCTACACGCTGGTCGGCTTTGCTTTCATTGGTGCCGCGTGGGCTCGCCAATACGGTTTTTGGTCAATCGCTGCGCGACCTACGACTGAATTGCCTTTCGACAATTCCTCAGATTCATAATTCTACAGCCAAACGGCAAGTTAGGTGTTTGTGCCACACATCCTCCACAGTCGATCCTCACCGTGGCACCATCGACAACGGCGGGGTGGCACTGTCCCCAGTTGGCATGACCGTGTGTGCCACTGGCTCTGCCAGTACCCGTGCCACTCGAAAACACTGGCAAAGCCAGTGGCACACATTCATCTGATTCAAAATGTCAATGTGCTCTACACAACAGCAGTCGCCAGTGCCACCCCGCCGGCGACCGCAATTTTTAAGTCAAAGCCGTCCGGCACAATTCCCTGACCGTCGTCTTTAGCTGTCTGTGAAAAAGAAGTCCTCGAGGTTCAACATGAATAGAAAGTCTCAGCTAACGGTAGCTGTGCTCGCTGCTGCTCTTTCCTTTCCCGCAATAGCGCACGCCCATCAGAACCAGCCGAACATCGTCGTTATGGTGATGGACAATCTCGGTTGGGGAGAAATCGGTGTTTACGGTGGTGGAATTCTTCGTGGGGCTGAAACGCCTCGCCTCGACCAGTTCGCAAGTGAGGGGATGCGCTTCCTCAACTTCAATGTCGAGACGCAGTGCACACCTAGCCGCTCAGCACTCATGACGGGGCGTCACCCGGTTCGCTCAGGTACCACCAAGGTTGTTTGGGGCCAACTGTACGGATTAACTCAGTGGGAAGTGACTATTGCTGAATTGCTGTCCGAACAAGGATATGCCACCGCAATGTTTGGTAAGTGGCACCTGGGTGACACAAACGGTCGTTTTCCGACCGATCAAGGTTTTGACGAGTGGTACGGAATTCCCAACACCACCGATGAATCTCTGTATCCAGGCGGATTTCAGTTTGACCCCGAGGCTGTGGATCCGCCTTACATCATGCAAGGTAAACGAGGACAGGATCCAGAGAAGGTCAAAGTTTACGATCGAGAGGCGCGGCGGAGAATCGATGCCGAGTTGGCCGGGAAAACTGTGGACTTCATGAAACGTAGTGTCGCCGCCGAAAGACCATTTTTCGCTTACGTGCCCTTTACATTGGTCCACCTTCCGACGCTTCGCTGAGGTGGTACAGGTTTCAGGGACACGTGAATCTCTTATTCTGAGTCCGTAGAAAGGACCTCAGGATGTCTCGGAAGAAAAAAAATCAGTCAAGAAATCGTCTCGCCGTCAGTACACGGATGAGTTCAAAGAAGAAGCCGTGCAGCTGCTTCTGGATGGGTACACGGCTCCTCAGGTTGTGGACCGGTTGGGCATTTCAAACGTCAACGTTTTGTATCGCTGGAAACAGGAGCAGCTGGAACAAAGTGGTCCAGTGGCAAGCTCTTTGGAGGCTAAGGTCAAGGACCTCGAAGCCGATCTGCGGCGTGTCGAACGTGAGAGGGACATACTAAAAAAAGCGTTGGCTATTTTCGGCCGCAACGAATAGCTGACGTCTATGCGGCCGTTGAAGCGATTGTTCAGGAAGGTCATGGAAACGTGGCCGAAGTCTGTCGTCATCTCGGTGTGAACCGAACTTCGTTTTATGCCTGGCAGACTGCTGAGCCCACGATCTTTGAAGAACAGGATGCTCAACTGGCTCCGTTGATAAGAGTCATCTTTAAGTGTCACCGCCGCCGCTACGGGGCTCGTCGCATTGCCGAAGACCTCAAGGAAATGGGACTTCCCTGTGATCGCAGGAAGGTCTCGAATGTCATGAAAGCCCTTAAATTAAAGGCAATTCAGCCGAAGTCGTTCGTTCCAAAAACGACAGACAGCCGTCATCGACTGGGCTATTCGCCGAACCTGTTGCTCGATGCGGACGCCCCAACAACGATCAATCAAATTTGGGTTGGAGACATTACCTACATCCCGCTGACTGACGGGACGTTTTGCTACATGGCGATGCTGATGGATCTGTTTTCCCGGCGGATCGTTGGTTGGCATCTGGATAACAACATGACGGAACAGCTGGTCCTCAAAGCACTGCGTTCGAGCATCAAAGAACGACAGCCTGACGTTGGATTGATTCACCACACGGATCGAGGCGGCCAGTACGCTGGCAATGAATACCGATCAATTCTTCGTCGGGCAGCAATCACACAAAGCATGAGCCGTGCTGACAACTGTTATGACAACGCATCCATGGAAAGCTGCTTCGGAACGATCAAGAACGAACTCGAAATGACCGATTACCAAAGCAAGGCAGAGGCAAGAAGAGAGATGTCAAAATACGTCCGCTACTACGTTCACGAACGCAGACACTCCAGCCTCGATTACAGGTCGCCAGCTCAGTTCGAACAGATCATCAATCTCCCAAAATAAGAGAATGACCTGTCCCTGAAACCTGTACCACCTCACCCCACCCGGATTTTGATGGGAAGACAGGTAACGGCCGATGGGCTGACGTCCTGGCGGAGTTAGACCATCGAGCGGGACAAGTGCTGGACGCGATCGACGATCTCAACGTCAGAGAGAACACGCTTGTCATCTGGATGAGCGAGAACGGGCCCGAAGAGATTTTTCCGCACAACGGAACAGCAGGTCCTTGGCGAGGCACGTACTTCACGGCTCTGGAAGGTTCCCTTCGCGCGCCTTTTCTCGTCCGTTGGCCCGGAAAGATAGAGGCCGGCGCGGTGCATAATGAGATCATGCACGTGACCGACCTCTATCCCACCCTGGCACACATCGCAGGCGCGAAGATACCAACGGATCGAATCATTGACGGCCTCAATCAATTTGATTTCCTGAGCGGCAAAGCCAAACGCTCGCCGCGCGAGGGCTTCCCTGTCTACAACGGCGATATTCTTCAGGCATACAAGTGGCGAAACTGGAAGCTTCACTTCAGGACACAGGAAACAATGCGTTCGAACATAGAGCGGCCCGGAATGCCCAGGCTTTACAACCTACTGACCGATCCAAAGGGAGGAGTACGACCTTATCGAAAAGGGAGGTGAATGGGGTGAAAAGAACTTCTGGGTGATGCCACCGATCAGCAAGCTCGTTAATGAACACTCAAAGAGCCTGTTGGATGAACCACCAATCAGACTCGGAACCCCAGACCCCTATGTGCCTGAAAAGTAGCCTGAGCTTCGGCTTTGTGGTGCGCAAGCTAAATCGGGTAAGCGTGCAGGAATAGCGATTCGCTTCTTCCGGCCTACGGTGACTTCACCGAGGGAAGTGAATTTTTTCACTCAACCCCACGACCAATCTGTAACGCCCTTCAAATTCTGGATGCGTTCCGCAGGCCAGTCGCCTTTGTGTAATGCGATCACGGTATCGGCGGCCATGGCGAAGGTGTCTTCGTGGGACTCGTTGTCCAAACCCGCCACGTGACCGCTTAGCAGCACGTTTCGCATCTTCAGCAGCGGGCTCGTTTCTGGCAGCGGTTCCACTTCATACACGTCCAGCCCTGCTCCGCGTAGTTTGCCATTTGCGAGTGCTTCGCACAGGTCGGCTTCATTGACCAACTGCCCGCGTGCCGTGTTGATCAGGATTGCAGAGTCCTTCATCTTCGCGATGCTGGCCGCGTTGATCATCCCTTTGGTCTCATCAGTAACCGGGGAATGCAAAGAAATGTAGTCTGACCGAGCGTACAATTCGTCCAGCGAAACGAGTTCGATGCCGTGTTGTTTGACGAACTCCTGTGGCGCGTACGGGTCGTGAGCGATGACCTTCATCCCCAGGCCAAGCCCCCGCGTGGCGGTGGCTTGACCGATTCGGCCCAGTCCAATCAGGCCCAGCGTGCTGCCCATGACTCGTGGTCGAGCCTCG
This DNA window, taken from Fuerstiella marisgermanici, encodes the following:
- a CDS encoding sulfatase-like hydrolase/transferase, producing the protein MAELDHRAGQVLDAIDDLNVRENTLVIWMSENGPEEIFPHNGTAGPWRGTYFTALEGSLRAPFLVRWPGKIEAGAVHNEIMHVTDLYPTLAHIAGAKIPTDRIIDGLNQFDFLSGKAKRSPREGFPVYNGDILQAYKWRNWKLHFRTQETMRSNIERPGMPRLYNLLTDPKGGVRPYRKGR
- a CDS encoding IS3 family transposase, encoding MADVYAAVEAIVQEGHGNVAEVCRHLGVNRTSFYAWQTAEPTIFEEQDAQLAPLIRVIFKCHRRRYGARRIAEDLKEMGLPCDRRKVSNVMKALKLKAIQPKSFVPKTTDSRHRLGYSPNLLLDADAPTTINQIWVGDITYIPLTDGTFCYMAMLMDLFSRRIVGWHLDNNMTEQLVLKALRSSIKERQPDVGLIHHTDRGGQYAGNEYRSILRRAAITQSMSRADNCYDNASMESCFGTIKNELEMTDYQSKAEARREMSKYVRYYVHERRHSSLDYRSPAQFEQIINLPK
- a CDS encoding phosphoglycerate dehydrogenase, with the translated sequence MLKVLCTALSAENGPHFELLKSAGFECNVVPRDVNLWVEEDLTRELQGYCGVLAGSEPLTANVLAKCPELRVISRTGVGFDAVDLAQADKQGIVVATTPGVNHHAVAEHAISLLMGLARGFPSGDMGVRSCQWEREARPRVMGSTLGLIGLGRIGQATATRGLGLGMKVIAHDPYAPQEFVKQHGIELVSLDELYARSDYISLHSPVTDETKGMINAASIAKMKDSAILINTARGQLVNEADLCEALANGKLRGAGLDVYEVEPLPETSPLLKMRNVLLSGHVAGLDNESHEDTFAMAADTVIALHKGDWPAERIQNLKGVTDWSWG
- a CDS encoding sulfatase-like hydrolase/transferase, which produces MNRKSQLTVAVLAAALSFPAIAHAHQNQPNIVVMVMDNLGWGEIGVYGGGILRGAETPRLDQFASEGMRFLNFNVETQCTPSRSALMTGRHPVRSGTTKVVWGQLYGLTQWEVTIAELLSEQGYATAMFGKWHLGDTNGRFPTDQGFDEWYGIPNTTDESLYPGGFQFDPEAVDPPYIMQGKRGQDPEKVKVYDREARRRIDAELAGKTVDFMKRSVAAERPFFAYVPFTLVHLPTLR
- a CDS encoding transposase, whose product is MQLLLDGYTAPQVVDRLGISNVNVLYRWKQEQLEQSGPVASSLEAKVKDLEADLRRVERERDILKKALAIFGRNE